One Telluria mixta DNA window includes the following coding sequences:
- a CDS encoding helix-turn-helix domain-containing protein — MDSMITAAALALAHGDPLGALSRVALRDDAPALALRGIAMAQLGDLSRARQLVRRAARAFGAKEAVARARCLLAEAEIALAVRDLDTSTTLLAEACRTLDEHGDHANAAHARYLEIRRLLLTGRLDDAGQRLAALDPAGLPRALRAAHELTAAGIAMRRLRAHAAREALARADAHARAAGIAALGAEIAWAARLLDTPAARLVTPDGPRDVLLDDVERLMSSTALVVDGCLHAVHHLGTDIALARRPVLFALARTLAEAWPQDAARDALILAAFRIRHPDETHRARLRVEMGRLRTVLRGVAGVRATPRGFQLIPRDGHDVAVLVRPVDDDHASVLALLADGEAWSSSALALALGTSQRTVQRSLEALAASGKIQGYGQGRARRWSMLPLPGFATNLLLATAPGVP; from the coding sequence ATGGACTCGATGATCACGGCGGCGGCCCTGGCGCTGGCGCATGGCGACCCGCTCGGCGCCCTCTCCCGCGTCGCGTTGCGTGACGATGCCCCCGCGCTCGCATTGCGCGGCATCGCGATGGCGCAGCTGGGCGATCTGTCTCGCGCCCGCCAGCTGGTGCGCCGCGCCGCCCGCGCGTTCGGTGCGAAAGAGGCCGTCGCGCGCGCCCGCTGCCTGCTCGCCGAGGCCGAGATCGCACTCGCCGTGCGCGACCTCGACACAAGCACGACCTTGCTCGCCGAAGCGTGCCGCACGCTGGACGAACACGGCGACCATGCCAATGCCGCGCACGCCCGCTACCTGGAGATCCGCCGCCTGCTGCTGACGGGCCGCCTCGACGATGCCGGGCAGCGCCTTGCCGCGCTCGATCCGGCCGGCCTGCCGCGCGCCCTGCGTGCCGCGCACGAGCTGACCGCGGCCGGCATCGCGATGCGCCGCCTGCGCGCGCACGCGGCACGAGAAGCGCTCGCCCGCGCGGACGCCCACGCGCGCGCCGCCGGCATCGCCGCGCTGGGCGCCGAGATCGCGTGGGCCGCGCGCCTGCTCGACACGCCGGCGGCCAGGCTCGTCACGCCGGATGGCCCGCGCGACGTGCTGCTCGACGACGTGGAGCGGCTGATGTCGTCCACGGCGCTGGTGGTCGACGGGTGCCTGCATGCCGTGCACCACCTCGGCACGGACATCGCGCTGGCCCGGCGCCCGGTCCTGTTCGCGCTGGCGCGAACCCTGGCCGAGGCCTGGCCGCAGGATGCAGCGCGCGACGCGTTGATCCTGGCCGCCTTCCGCATCCGCCATCCCGACGAGACGCACCGCGCCCGCCTGCGCGTCGAGATGGGCCGCCTGCGGACCGTACTGCGCGGCGTCGCCGGCGTGCGCGCCACGCCGCGCGGTTTTCAATTGATCCCGCGCGACGGCCACGACGTCGCCGTGCTCGTGCGCCCCGTCGATGACGACCACGCGTCCGTGCTGGCGTTGCTGGCGGACGGCGAGGCGTGGTCCAGTTCCGCGCTCGCGCTGGCGCTGGGCACCAGCCAGCGCACCGTCCAGCGTTCGCTGGAAGCGCTGGCAGCAAGCGGCAAGATCCAGGGATACGGACAGGGCCGCGCGCGCCGCTGGTCGATGCTGCCCCTGCCCGGATTCGCGACAAACTTGTTACTCGCGACGGCGCCGGGCGTTCCCTAG
- a CDS encoding Vgb family protein, translating into MKTTPAHIVREYGPYDDKPAVHGVSFDGKQLWFASGDHLNAVDPASGELRRSLDVQAHAGTAFDGRYLYQIADSRIQKIDPDTGAVLSTVPTPEGGGAGLTWAEGSLWIGQHRARKIHRLDPETGAILHTIESKRFVTGVTWLNGELWHATWESEQSDLRRVDPDTGDVLQTVDMPADVMVSGLESDGVDRFFCGGGHSGKIRVVQRPE; encoded by the coding sequence ATGAAAACGACACCTGCCCACATCGTCCGCGAATACGGACCCTACGACGACAAGCCCGCCGTGCACGGCGTCTCCTTCGACGGCAAGCAACTGTGGTTTGCCTCGGGCGACCACCTGAATGCCGTCGATCCCGCCAGCGGCGAGCTGCGCCGCTCCCTTGACGTGCAAGCCCATGCGGGGACGGCTTTCGATGGCCGCTACCTGTACCAGATCGCGGACAGCCGTATCCAGAAGATCGACCCGGACACGGGCGCGGTCCTGTCGACCGTCCCGACGCCGGAAGGCGGCGGCGCCGGCCTCACCTGGGCCGAAGGTTCGCTGTGGATCGGACAGCACCGCGCGCGCAAGATCCACCGGCTCGATCCGGAGACCGGGGCGATCCTGCACACGATCGAGTCGAAACGCTTCGTCACGGGCGTGACGTGGCTGAACGGCGAGCTGTGGCACGCCACCTGGGAAAGCGAACAGAGCGATTTGCGCCGGGTGGATCCGGATACCGGCGACGTGCTGCAGACCGTCGACATGCCGGCCGACGTCATGGTATCCGGCCTCGAATCCGACGGCGTGGATCGTTTTTTTTGCGGCGGTGGCCATAGCGGCAAGATCCGGGTCGTGCAGCGGCCAGAATAA
- the ybaL gene encoding YbaL family putative K(+) efflux transporter has product MQHDISLITTIAAALGLGLLFGMLAVRLRLPALVGYLAAGVIIGPATPGFVADVHLASQLAEIGVMLLMFGVGLHFSLDDLLEVKGIALPGAVLQITVATLLGIGLTYLWGWDLGAGLVFGLALSVASTVVLLRALEDRGELDSFNGRIAVGWLVVEDLVTVLVLVLLPALAGPLGGKGEGGSLWLSLGKTLLQVGAFIAFMLLVGRKLFPWFLWRVAKTGSRELFTLAVIAAAVGIAYGSSHLFGVSFALGAFFAGMVLRESELSHRAAEETLPLRDAFSVLFFVSVGMLFDPRVLVESPLEVLGVVAIILVGKSLAAFFLVLALRYPLNTAITVSASLAQIGEFSFILAALGISLGLLPEMGQNLILAGAIISIAVNPLMFKLVGPLQNWVLAKSDHARKMARSPDPLAELPTTVTHERLTGQVVLVGYGRVGKRIAQELDREGIHYVVAEQNRDIVEDLRRRDQPAVAGNAAEPAVLIQAHIARASMLVIATPDTFHVRAMVETAKALNPAIRCVVRTHNEEEARLLREETGGTVLVGEHELARSMTRHVLDGLALAQAH; this is encoded by the coding sequence ATGCAGCACGACATCAGCCTGATCACCACCATCGCCGCCGCCCTCGGTCTCGGCCTGCTGTTCGGCATGCTGGCCGTGCGCCTGCGCCTGCCGGCCCTGGTCGGGTATCTGGCCGCCGGCGTCATCATCGGCCCCGCCACGCCGGGCTTCGTGGCCGACGTGCATCTCGCGTCGCAGCTGGCCGAGATCGGCGTGATGCTGCTGATGTTCGGCGTCGGGCTGCATTTCTCGCTGGACGACCTGCTCGAAGTGAAGGGCATCGCCCTGCCCGGCGCCGTGCTGCAGATCACGGTGGCGACCCTGCTCGGCATCGGCCTCACGTACCTGTGGGGCTGGGACCTCGGCGCCGGCCTCGTGTTCGGCCTCGCGCTGTCGGTCGCGAGCACGGTGGTGCTGCTGCGCGCGCTGGAAGACCGCGGCGAGCTCGATTCCTTCAACGGCCGCATCGCCGTCGGCTGGCTCGTCGTGGAAGACCTCGTGACGGTACTCGTGCTCGTGCTGCTGCCCGCGCTCGCCGGCCCGCTGGGCGGCAAGGGCGAAGGCGGCTCGCTGTGGCTCTCGCTCGGCAAGACCCTGCTGCAGGTGGGCGCATTCATCGCCTTCATGCTGCTCGTGGGCCGCAAGCTGTTCCCATGGTTCCTGTGGCGCGTGGCCAAGACCGGCTCGCGCGAGCTGTTCACCCTGGCCGTGATCGCGGCCGCCGTCGGCATCGCGTACGGGTCGTCGCATTTGTTCGGCGTGTCGTTCGCACTGGGCGCGTTCTTCGCCGGCATGGTGCTGCGCGAATCGGAGCTGAGCCACCGCGCGGCGGAAGAGACGCTGCCGCTGCGCGACGCGTTCTCCGTGCTGTTCTTCGTCTCGGTCGGCATGCTGTTCGACCCGCGCGTGCTGGTGGAGAGCCCGCTGGAAGTACTGGGCGTCGTCGCCATCATCCTGGTCGGCAAATCGCTGGCCGCGTTCTTCCTCGTGCTGGCGCTGCGCTATCCGCTCAACACGGCGATCACGGTGTCGGCCAGCCTCGCGCAGATCGGCGAATTCTCGTTCATCCTTGCCGCCCTCGGCATCTCGCTCGGCCTGCTGCCGGAGATGGGGCAGAACCTGATCCTCGCGGGCGCCATCATCTCGATCGCCGTGAACCCGCTGATGTTCAAGCTGGTGGGCCCGCTGCAGAACTGGGTGCTGGCGAAATCCGACCATGCGCGCAAGATGGCGCGCTCGCCCGACCCGCTGGCCGAGCTGCCGACGACCGTCACGCACGAGCGCCTGACGGGCCAGGTCGTGCTGGTCGGCTACGGCCGCGTGGGCAAGCGCATCGCGCAAGAACTGGACCGCGAAGGCATCCATTACGTGGTGGCGGAACAGAACCGCGACATCGTCGAGGACCTGCGCCGGCGCGACCAGCCGGCCGTGGCGGGCAACGCGGCGGAACCCGCCGTGCTGATCCAGGCCCACATTGCGCGCGCATCGATGCTCGTGATCGCGACGCCGGACACCTTCCACGTGCGTGCCATGGTCGAAACGGCCAAGGCCCTGAATCCCGCCATCCGCTGCGTGGTCCGCACGCACAACGAGGAAGAGGCACGCCTGCTGCGCGAAGAGACGGGCGGCACGGTCCTCGTCGGCGAACACGAACTGGCGCGCAGTATGACGCGACATGTGCTGGACGGGCTAGCGCTCGCGCAGGCGCACTGA
- a CDS encoding DUF2182 domain-containing protein — MGQIPMPGGWSMAAMWLPMCGQSWPGAAAGFTGMWGAMMVPMMLPLAVAPLLDYRAALDGRWRPLLLTAAAGLAWAATWTALGLPVYLTGAAVAQALLNTPALARTMPVMAALAGVAGAAWHLAAWHRRPVPLRLAGPPVCAAALRHGARLGGHCVRRCAGLTVALLAAGIMERSTMVCAFAVVVAESVRLRER; from the coding sequence ATGGGGCAGATCCCGATGCCCGGCGGGTGGAGCATGGCGGCGATGTGGCTGCCGATGTGCGGCCAGTCGTGGCCCGGTGCCGCGGCCGGTTTTACGGGGATGTGGGGCGCGATGATGGTGCCGATGATGCTGCCGCTCGCCGTGGCGCCGTTGCTGGACTACCGGGCCGCGCTGGACGGAAGATGGCGCCCGTTGCTGCTCACGGCGGCCGCCGGCCTGGCCTGGGCCGCCACGTGGACGGCGCTTGGACTGCCCGTGTACCTGACCGGTGCGGCCGTCGCGCAGGCGCTGCTGAATACGCCTGCGCTGGCGCGCACGATGCCGGTGATGGCCGCGCTGGCCGGCGTGGCGGGCGCCGCCTGGCATCTGGCGGCGTGGCATCGGCGTCCGGTGCCTCTGAGGCTGGCTGGTCCGCCCGTCTGCGCCGCCGCGCTGCGGCACGGGGCGCGCCTGGGCGGCCATTGTGTCCGGCGCTGCGCCGGCCTGACCGTCGCGCTGCTGGCCGCCGGCATCATGGAGCGCAGCACGATGGTCTGCGCATTCGCCGTCGTCGTCGCGGAATCAGTGCGCCTGCGCGAGCGCTAG
- a CDS encoding DUF899 domain-containing protein yields the protein MSTHQAGTRDEWLAARLRLWEAERELTHRSDELARQRQALPWVRIDKDYRFETEAGNVALADLFQGRSQLLVYHFMFGVDYAAGCPSCSAIADGFNGIATHLAHHDVMLMAVSRAPQAKLQAYKRRMGWTFPWATSLPGEADFNADFNVWFSETQQREGGIEYNYRREPPMPMPLQNGTGPAAQQAVSTGTDLATYTRERPGLSAFVLEDGVVYHTYSTYARGLDALWGMYPWLDRAPKGRNENGVWWRRHDEYPV from the coding sequence ATGAGCACTCATCAAGCGGGAACCCGGGACGAATGGCTGGCCGCGCGGCTGCGGCTGTGGGAAGCGGAGCGCGAGCTCACGCACCGCAGCGACGAGCTGGCGCGCCAGCGGCAAGCGTTACCCTGGGTTCGCATCGACAAGGATTACCGCTTCGAGACCGAAGCGGGCAACGTGGCGCTGGCCGACCTGTTCCAGGGCCGTTCGCAACTGCTCGTCTACCACTTCATGTTCGGTGTCGACTACGCGGCGGGCTGCCCATCCTGCTCGGCGATCGCCGACGGTTTCAACGGCATCGCCACGCACCTGGCCCACCACGACGTGATGCTGATGGCCGTCTCGCGTGCGCCGCAAGCCAAGCTGCAGGCCTACAAGAGGCGCATGGGATGGACGTTTCCGTGGGCGACATCGCTGCCGGGCGAGGCGGACTTCAATGCCGACTTCAACGTCTGGTTCAGCGAGACGCAGCAACGCGAAGGTGGCATCGAGTACAACTACCGCCGCGAGCCGCCGATGCCGATGCCGCTGCAAAACGGCACCGGTCCGGCGGCGCAGCAGGCCGTATCGACCGGCACCGACCTCGCCACCTACACGCGCGAGCGGCCGGGCCTGAGCGCCTTCGTGCTGGAGGATGGCGTCGTGTACCACACCTATTCGACGTACGCGCGCGGCCTCGACGCGCTGTGGGGCATGTATCCCTGGCTGGACCGCGCACCGAAAGGCCGCAACGAGAACGGCGTCTGGTGGCGGCGGCACGACGAGTATCCCGTGTGA